A window from Rhizosphaericola mali encodes these proteins:
- the pnuC gene encoding nicotinamide riboside transporter PnuC gives MDYFKSLEIVGLIAGLCYLFLIIWENIWCWLFGIIGSLVTVFLYFHAKLYLESILNIYYVLAGVYGWYYWKEKSKKEALSVSEWENNKHVVLIAISIVLSIGTGFLMKKYTDSPHPFIDATMAIFSLSATVLEARKILSAWIYWFFINGVSIWLQVDRGLNLYSILSIFYTIMSIMGYLQWKKSYNLQSN, from the coding sequence ATGGACTATTTTAAATCCCTAGAAATTGTCGGTCTTATCGCCGGACTTTGTTACCTTTTTCTCATTATTTGGGAAAATATTTGGTGTTGGCTATTTGGGATAATTGGCTCGCTCGTAACTGTGTTTCTTTATTTCCATGCAAAACTCTATTTAGAATCCATTCTAAATATTTATTATGTTCTTGCTGGTGTTTATGGCTGGTATTATTGGAAAGAAAAAAGTAAAAAAGAAGCTTTATCTGTATCTGAATGGGAAAATAATAAACATGTTGTTTTGATTGCAATCTCCATAGTACTCAGTATTGGCACAGGTTTTTTAATGAAAAAATATACAGATTCACCTCATCCTTTTATCGATGCAACGATGGCGATATTTAGTTTGTCTGCAACCGTATTGGAAGCACGTAAAATATTGTCTGCATGGATTTATTGGTTTTTTATCAATGGTGTTTCTATCTGGTTACAAGTAGATAGAGGTTTGAATTTGTATAGTATTCTTTCTATTTTTTACACGATCATGTCGATTATGGGTTATCTACAATGGAAAAAGAGTTATAACTTACAATCCAATTAA
- the recN gene encoding DNA repair protein RecN yields the protein MISKLFIQNFAIIDEISIEFHAGLNIITGETGAGKSILIGALSLLLGARADIASLKLKDKKCIVEGIFTQDELPVLSQFLKNNELDVEPELVVRREISASGKSRGFINDTPVSLQQLRELAVLLVDLHQQFDTLQIGDTKFQRVVVDTLANNQEAVLEYQQIFKQWKNTQIQLRELQSKKADADKELDYLQFQLSELSEANFTADELENADIELQTLTHAEEIKRVLNELNFVLKDGEEPIGQTLKSLQNKLRNFSEINASIGDLAGRLESVQIELEDVAQEAESIADQTNLDEERIDFLNERISLGYKLQKKHNAASTNELIAIQKDLESRVQQFEQISGDEQALETTLKTLHKSLGEKAKVLTVNRKKIIPTTEKEIDTLLTQVGMPNAKIKIELDPLTDWNEYGQEQVNFLFDANKSGKFELVSKVASGGELSRLMLSIKSLVAKYVQLPTLIFDEIDTGISGEAAKQVGVIMKALGKNIQVISITHQPQIAAKADAHYFVFKKESEKGINTGIRLLSENDRIKAIAQMIGGENPSEFALANAKELMAD from the coding sequence GTGATAAGTAAATTATTTATTCAAAATTTTGCCATTATAGATGAAATTTCCATTGAATTTCATGCAGGTTTAAATATTATAACGGGAGAGACTGGTGCCGGAAAGAGTATCCTAATCGGTGCGTTATCCTTATTGTTGGGTGCTAGAGCCGATATTGCGTCCCTCAAATTAAAGGACAAAAAATGTATTGTTGAGGGAATCTTTACTCAGGACGAATTACCTGTACTATCCCAATTTTTGAAAAATAATGAACTAGATGTAGAACCAGAATTGGTCGTTCGAAGAGAAATTTCCGCCTCCGGCAAATCACGTGGTTTTATTAATGATACGCCTGTTTCCTTGCAACAATTACGCGAATTGGCAGTTTTGTTAGTTGATCTGCATCAGCAGTTTGACACTTTGCAGATTGGTGATACGAAATTTCAACGTGTTGTAGTTGATACACTTGCGAATAATCAGGAAGCCGTTTTAGAATATCAACAGATATTCAAACAATGGAAAAATACGCAGATTCAATTACGCGAACTGCAATCTAAAAAAGCAGATGCGGACAAGGAATTAGACTATTTGCAATTTCAATTGAGTGAATTGTCCGAAGCAAATTTTACAGCCGATGAGTTGGAAAATGCAGATATAGAACTACAAACGTTAACGCACGCAGAGGAAATTAAGCGCGTCTTGAATGAACTTAATTTTGTTCTCAAAGATGGCGAAGAACCGATCGGGCAGACTTTAAAATCTTTGCAAAATAAACTACGAAATTTTAGTGAAATAAATGCTTCCATTGGTGATTTAGCAGGGCGTTTGGAAAGTGTACAGATTGAACTTGAAGATGTGGCGCAAGAGGCCGAATCTATTGCAGATCAGACTAATCTGGACGAAGAAAGAATTGACTTTTTGAATGAACGCATTTCTCTCGGTTATAAACTACAAAAAAAACATAATGCGGCATCCACAAACGAATTAATTGCCATTCAAAAAGATTTAGAAAGCCGTGTGCAACAATTTGAACAAATTAGCGGTGACGAGCAAGCATTAGAAACGACATTGAAAACTTTGCATAAATCACTTGGTGAAAAAGCGAAAGTTCTTACTGTCAATCGTAAAAAAATAATACCAACTACAGAAAAAGAAATTGATACCTTACTTACTCAAGTGGGCATGCCCAATGCAAAAATTAAAATTGAATTGGATCCGTTGACGGATTGGAATGAATACGGACAAGAGCAAGTCAATTTTCTTTTCGATGCCAATAAAAGTGGGAAATTTGAGTTGGTCTCCAAAGTAGCTAGCGGTGGTGAATTAAGCCGTTTGATGCTCAGTATCAAATCTTTAGTTGCGAAATATGTACAATTGCCGACTTTGATTTTTGATGAAATCGATACAGGGATTTCTGGTGAAGCAGCTAAACAAGTAGGCGTGATTATGAAAGCTTTGGGTAAAAATATTCAAGTGATTTCTATTACGCATCAACCGCAGATTGCCGCAAAAGCAGATGCACATTATTTTGTATTCAAAAAAGAATCAGAAAAAGGCATCAATACAGGTATTCGACTATTGTCCGAAAATGATCGTATCAAGGCAATCGCGCAAATGATCGGCGGAGAAAATCCTTCAGAATTCGCACTGGCAAATGCAAAAGAATTAATGGCGGATTAA
- the pnuC gene encoding nicotinamide riboside transporter PnuC: MTTAEILQYTGVVFWIIYLVLAVQENIWCWLFGIMASAVTVFNFFESKIYSEAFVNIYYIGAAIYGWNYWLKNRKNDTAQSKAPVQIWSLKAHLIGYISTAIFALLLGFILDKYTDSPRPYLDAATASFSFLTTFMEAHKVLTTWVNWFIINCFLVYLQINRHLYPYAGLSAFFAIMSVRGFYNWRKSYYLLEKS, from the coding sequence ATGACCACAGCGGAGATTTTGCAATATACAGGTGTTGTTTTTTGGATTATTTATTTGGTGCTGGCTGTACAAGAGAATATTTGGTGCTGGCTATTTGGAATAATGGCGTCAGCAGTAACGGTATTTAATTTTTTCGAAAGTAAAATTTACTCTGAGGCATTTGTCAATATCTATTATATCGGTGCAGCAATTTACGGTTGGAATTATTGGTTAAAAAATAGGAAAAATGATACTGCACAATCCAAAGCGCCTGTGCAAATTTGGTCATTAAAAGCGCATCTAATTGGTTACATTTCAACTGCAATATTTGCCCTCCTACTAGGTTTTATTTTAGATAAATATACGGATAGTCCAAGACCTTATTTAGATGCGGCAACGGCATCCTTTAGTTTTCTTACGACCTTCATGGAAGCGCACAAAGTGCTGACAACTTGGGTTAATTGGTTTATCATTAATTGCTTCTTGGTTTATTTGCAGATCAATCGACACTTATATCCTTATGCAGGGCTTTCTGCTTTTTTTGCAATTATGAGCGTGAGAGGTTTTTATAATTGGAGAAAATCCTATTATCTACTTGAAAAATCTTAA
- a CDS encoding adenylate kinase translates to MFNIILFGPPGSGKGTQSENLVKKYGLIHLSTGDLLRAQITQQTPLGLEAKTLMDKGELVPDHVVIGMIDDVVSSNPEAKGFLFDGFPRTVAQAEALDQLLESKNAKVDILLSLVVPEDELVKRLLNRGKTSGRTDDQNESIVADRIKEYHKKTTAVADYYKKFDKVNEIVGVGSVDEIFEALQKAIG, encoded by the coding sequence ATGTTCAATATTATTTTATTTGGACCTCCCGGAAGTGGAAAAGGCACACAAAGTGAAAATCTTGTAAAAAAATACGGCCTTATCCATTTAAGTACAGGAGATCTATTGCGTGCTCAGATTACTCAACAAACACCATTAGGACTTGAAGCAAAAACATTAATGGACAAAGGAGAATTAGTTCCTGACCATGTCGTTATCGGAATGATTGATGATGTAGTATCTTCCAATCCAGAAGCAAAAGGTTTCTTATTTGATGGATTTCCTCGTACAGTAGCGCAAGCAGAGGCATTGGATCAACTTTTGGAAAGTAAAAATGCCAAAGTGGATATCCTATTGTCTCTTGTCGTACCAGAAGATGAATTGGTAAAACGTCTTTTAAATAGAGGGAAAACCAGCGGTAGAACGGATGATCAAAATGAATCAATTGTCGCTGATCGCATCAAAGAATACCATAAAAAAACAACAGCAGTTGCTGATTACTACAAAAAATTTGACAAAGTCAATGAAATCGTAGGCGTTGGTTCTGTAGACGAAATATTTGAAGCTTTACAAAAAGCGATCGGATAG
- the mrdA gene encoding penicillin-binding protein 2, whose product MPQENNQARSRVVQIIFLAVFLVITGQLLHLQLFSNTFRLQAESNAIYRKVMYPDRGIIFDRKGKAILENAIMYDLVITPAEARHGMDTMTLCKILDIDTAEYHKRVLTAIIKNGYYKSSTFEALLSPEKYAHLNESLYKFPGFLLQERSVRTYPFPVAANVLGRLGEVDSSFLAKHDGEGYQSGDFTGVTGLENTYERVLMGRRGVKRYLRDNHGRIQGSWEKGEYDTSAIAGRNIHSTIDIELQQLGEKLFQHKIGAAVAINPKTGGILAMISAPTFDPNLLSPANRRKNYGRLILDTARPMWNRGIQGQYPPGSTFKPLNALVALDEGLITPNFGVQCYGGYSGCGRYIRCTESWAGHAANLRTALAQSCNSYFSITYRMEVDNPKYGNVKKGYMAWKKYMNNFGLGVKLGVDLPSEQKGNIPDTSGYNKDFNGHWNSCSNVTLGIGQDRMTVTPLQLANEASLLANGGYYYVPHFVENIENENDEDREQLKPYRTKHKVLNISSTAFDAVHAGMADVATEGTAARISIPGIKFAAKTGTAQNPHGKNHAVFIAYAPVNNPRIAIAVVVENSGYGATWAGPIAGMMMEKYLNDTLTANSKAEAEHFSEINLIPDAIKHWYVVKDSLKQVRLINQANKGVDSLPPANLFKPQEAPKTEFDPEAEPNRKEDDSKLPNNIQIFNLPADTKNHFPYQNNSNTLPNYFLIPDNRYFIKDKYNWYIQ is encoded by the coding sequence ATGCCTCAAGAAAATAATCAAGCAAGGAGTCGCGTCGTTCAGATCATATTTCTGGCGGTATTTCTTGTTATTACAGGTCAATTATTACACCTACAACTTTTTTCCAATACATTTCGCTTACAAGCGGAAAGCAATGCGATTTATCGTAAAGTAATGTATCCTGACAGAGGAATCATTTTTGACCGAAAAGGTAAAGCGATTTTGGAAAATGCCATCATGTATGACTTGGTAATCACTCCTGCCGAAGCACGACATGGCATGGATACCATGACTTTGTGCAAAATTTTGGATATCGATACGGCAGAATATCACAAAAGAGTATTGACGGCTATTATTAAAAATGGCTATTACAAGTCATCCACATTTGAAGCCTTGCTTTCTCCAGAGAAATATGCACATCTGAATGAATCTTTATATAAATTTCCAGGATTTCTTCTACAAGAAAGATCTGTAAGAACCTATCCATTCCCAGTGGCTGCCAATGTATTGGGAAGATTAGGCGAAGTAGATTCTTCTTTCTTAGCCAAACATGATGGCGAGGGTTATCAATCTGGAGATTTCACCGGCGTTACGGGTTTGGAAAATACCTATGAAAGAGTTTTGATGGGTAGACGAGGTGTAAAACGTTATTTAAGAGACAACCATGGTCGTATACAAGGTTCTTGGGAGAAAGGAGAATATGACACCTCAGCAATTGCAGGTAGAAATATTCATTCAACAATCGATATCGAATTACAACAATTAGGGGAAAAATTATTTCAACATAAAATCGGTGCAGCAGTTGCCATCAATCCCAAAACCGGCGGAATTCTAGCAATGATCTCTGCTCCTACATTTGACCCCAATCTTTTATCTCCGGCGAACCGCCGTAAAAATTATGGTAGATTAATTTTGGATACGGCACGTCCAATGTGGAATCGCGGTATTCAAGGGCAATATCCTCCAGGATCTACATTCAAACCATTGAATGCATTAGTAGCCTTAGATGAGGGTTTGATCACGCCAAATTTTGGGGTACAATGTTATGGTGGATATTCTGGTTGTGGAAGATATATTAGATGTACAGAGTCCTGGGCAGGACATGCGGCTAATCTGCGCACCGCATTAGCTCAATCATGTAATTCCTATTTTTCTATTACTTATCGTATGGAAGTGGACAATCCGAAATATGGTAATGTAAAGAAGGGCTATATGGCATGGAAAAAATACATGAACAATTTCGGCTTAGGTGTCAAATTAGGAGTAGACTTACCTAGCGAACAAAAAGGCAATATTCCAGACACTTCAGGCTATAATAAAGATTTTAATGGGCACTGGAACAGTTGTAGCAATGTAACGTTAGGAATAGGTCAAGATAGGATGACAGTAACGCCTTTACAACTTGCAAACGAAGCTAGCCTTCTTGCAAATGGCGGTTATTATTATGTTCCTCATTTTGTAGAAAATATTGAAAATGAAAACGATGAAGATCGCGAACAATTGAAACCTTATCGTACCAAACACAAAGTATTAAATATCAGTTCAACGGCTTTTGATGCAGTTCATGCAGGTATGGCTGACGTTGCAACAGAAGGTACAGCTGCGAGAATTAGTATCCCAGGTATAAAATTTGCCGCTAAAACAGGTACGGCACAGAATCCTCATGGTAAAAACCATGCGGTTTTCATCGCCTATGCACCAGTAAACAATCCACGTATTGCCATCGCAGTAGTCGTTGAAAATTCTGGTTATGGTGCTACTTGGGCAGGTCCAATCGCAGGAATGATGATGGAAAAATATTTGAATGATACACTTACAGCAAACAGCAAAGCAGAAGCAGAACATTTTTCTGAAATTAATTTGATTCCAGATGCCATCAAGCATTGGTATGTAGTTAAGGACTCATTAAAACAAGTAAGATTAATCAATCAGGCGAATAAAGGAGTAGATTCCCTACCTCCAGCGAATTTATTCAAACCACAAGAAGCGCCTAAAACCGAATTTGATCCAGAAGCTGAACCAAATAGAAAAGAAGATGATAGTAAATTGCCCAACAATATTCAAATATTTAATCTTCCAGCAGATACCAAAAATCATTTTCCTTACCAAAATAATAGCAATACCTTACCCAATTATTTCTTAATACCCGACAATCGTTATTTTATTAAGGATAAATACAATTGGTATATACAATAA
- a CDS encoding rod shape-determining protein produces MGLFNFFTQEIAMDLGTANTLIIHNEEIVVNEPSIVALNRNNPKEVLAVGKRALLMHEKTHESIRTVRPLKDGVIADFNAAELMIREMIKMIYPKKPLFPPSWRMMICIPSSITEVEKRAVRDSAEQAGAKEVYLLHEPMAAAIGIGIDVEEPVGNMIIDIGGGTTGITVIALAGIVCDQSIRIAGDEFTADIMEALRRYHSLLIGERTAEQIKIQLGAAMKDLETPPDDLPVNGRDLVTGIPKQIMVSYQEIAEALDKSIFKIEEAILKALETTPPELAADIYRRGLYLTGGGALLRGLDKRLSQKIKLPVHIAEDPLKSVVKGTGIALKHYQRFPFIMR; encoded by the coding sequence ATGGGACTTTTTAACTTTTTCACTCAAGAAATCGCGATGGACTTAGGTACCGCGAATACCTTGATTATTCACAACGAAGAAATAGTTGTCAACGAGCCGTCTATCGTTGCTTTAAATAGAAACAATCCAAAAGAAGTACTCGCTGTGGGCAAACGTGCATTATTGATGCATGAAAAAACACACGAAAGTATCCGTACCGTTCGTCCATTGAAAGATGGCGTAATTGCGGATTTCAACGCTGCGGAATTAATGATTAGAGAAATGATCAAAATGATCTATCCTAAAAAACCATTATTTCCACCAAGTTGGAGAATGATGATTTGTATTCCATCAAGCATCACCGAGGTAGAGAAACGTGCGGTTAGAGATAGTGCGGAGCAAGCAGGCGCTAAAGAGGTCTATTTGCTTCATGAACCAATGGCAGCAGCTATTGGTATCGGTATCGACGTAGAAGAGCCCGTTGGAAATATGATCATTGATATAGGTGGTGGTACGACTGGCATTACGGTAATTGCGTTAGCAGGTATCGTATGTGACCAAAGTATCCGTATCGCTGGAGATGAATTCACCGCTGACATTATGGAAGCACTTCGTCGTTACCATAGTTTATTGATTGGTGAGCGAACTGCAGAACAAATCAAAATCCAATTAGGAGCTGCAATGAAAGATTTGGAAACGCCACCAGATGACCTTCCCGTAAATGGGCGTGACTTGGTGACTGGTATTCCAAAACAAATCATGGTAAGCTACCAAGAAATTGCAGAAGCATTGGATAAAAGTATTTTCAAAATTGAAGAAGCGATCTTAAAAGCATTGGAAACAACGCCTCCTGAGTTGGCTGCCGATATTTATAGAAGAGGCTTATACTTAACTGGTGGAGGTGCATTGTTGAGAGGTTTGGATAAAAGATTGAGTCAAAAAATTAAATTACCTGTACATATAGCCGAAGATCCACTTAAAAGTGTGGTAAAAGGTACTGGTATCGCATTAAAACACTATCAAAGATTTCCGTTCATCATGCGATAA
- the mreD gene encoding rod shape-determining protein MreD encodes MSQLLKNIIRFIVFILLQAFVLDKIPMIHQFVKPYIYFLFLLWLPFSLPRITLLIIGLVFGLTMDSFSGTPGLHAAPCVLICYLRPFLLNVLLPQEKLEVSYIEPGIKSLGFAQYFTYILILTFVHHAFLIFLEWMSFGNFLYFIFKVAASTILSLVLVFIAELLFMRKAKFRTNAA; translated from the coding sequence ATGAGCCAATTATTAAAAAATATTATCCGCTTTATCGTATTTATTCTATTACAAGCTTTTGTATTGGATAAAATTCCGATGATTCACCAATTTGTGAAACCGTATATTTATTTTTTATTTTTATTGTGGCTACCATTCTCTCTTCCAAGAATAACTTTACTAATTATTGGATTGGTATTTGGATTGACAATGGATAGTTTTAGTGGCACACCTGGATTGCATGCAGCACCTTGTGTATTAATATGTTATTTGCGTCCATTTTTACTAAATGTACTTTTACCACAAGAAAAATTGGAAGTTAGTTATATAGAACCAGGAATCAAAAGTTTGGGATTCGCACAATATTTTACCTATATCCTTATTCTTACATTTGTCCATCATGCATTTTTAATTTTCTTGGAATGGATGTCCTTCGGTAATTTCTTATATTTTATCTTCAAAGTCGCAGCAAGTACTATTTTAAGTTTGGTATTAGTTTTCATTGCCGAACTATTATTTATGCGAAAAGCAAAATTCCGAACCAACGCAGCTTAA
- the rodA gene encoding rod shape-determining protein RodA, whose amino-acid sequence MALDNNKSLAKGVDWIVILIYALLVSTGILCIFMVEYNPDANVLASFFSGKTDYSKQIIFAMICALVGTFILLSDSKLYTAFANLLYVFGIFLMLLTFVLGKNVNGSKSWIPLGGGFNLQPAELCKIFTSLALAKYLSMQDLDFTKVKSQAIAAAISLAPACLSILQNETGLALVYFSFFIVMFREGLPGWILIVGGSFAALVIATLIVEPNTLAIVLTLIAAIAVYILRKQIKRSKVILYFILVLWVGCVGIQRFAVPYIFNNVFQCYQSTRIYSMVGKEYDCSQNRSTQKREAQDKKVTKPDDYNVRQSKIAIGSGGLLGRGFLKGTQTRGKYVPEQQTDFIFTSIGEAFGFVGSFVFLSLYMFLLYRIIWMAERQRSTFSRVYAYCVASILLFHILVNVCMTIGLFPIVGIPLPMVSYGGSSLLTFTVLIFILIRLDADRQKVLR is encoded by the coding sequence ATGGCACTAGACAACAATAAATCGTTGGCAAAAGGAGTAGATTGGATTGTAATTTTAATCTATGCATTACTTGTATCTACAGGTATATTATGCATATTTATGGTTGAATATAATCCAGATGCAAACGTGCTTGCGTCTTTTTTTTCAGGGAAAACAGATTATAGTAAGCAGATCATTTTTGCGATGATATGTGCATTGGTAGGTACATTCATTCTTTTGAGTGATAGTAAACTATATACCGCATTTGCCAATTTGTTGTATGTATTTGGGATATTTTTGATGCTTTTGACATTTGTATTAGGAAAAAATGTCAATGGATCGAAAAGTTGGATTCCGTTAGGAGGTGGCTTCAATCTCCAACCTGCCGAGTTGTGCAAGATCTTCACTTCTTTAGCATTGGCAAAATACCTGTCGATGCAAGATCTGGATTTTACCAAAGTAAAATCTCAAGCCATTGCAGCAGCGATTTCTTTAGCGCCAGCATGCCTTTCTATTTTGCAGAATGAAACAGGACTAGCATTGGTATATTTTAGCTTTTTCATTGTTATGTTTAGAGAAGGTTTACCTGGTTGGATTTTGATTGTGGGAGGATCCTTCGCCGCATTAGTCATTGCCACATTAATTGTAGAGCCCAATACATTAGCTATAGTTTTGACATTAATAGCGGCAATCGCAGTATATATTTTACGCAAACAAATCAAGCGAAGTAAGGTTATTTTATATTTTATTCTAGTTCTTTGGGTGGGTTGTGTAGGTATACAAAGATTTGCGGTTCCTTATATTTTTAACAATGTATTCCAATGTTATCAATCTACGAGAATCTATTCCATGGTCGGAAAGGAATATGATTGTAGTCAAAATAGAAGTACGCAAAAACGTGAAGCGCAGGACAAAAAAGTAACGAAACCAGATGACTATAATGTACGTCAAAGTAAAATCGCAATTGGTTCGGGTGGTTTGCTTGGTCGGGGTTTTCTAAAAGGTACACAGACAAGAGGGAAATATGTACCCGAACAACAAACCGACTTTATATTTACCTCTATCGGCGAGGCATTTGGGTTTGTTGGCAGCTTTGTTTTCCTATCCTTATATATGTTCCTTTTATACCGCATTATTTGGATGGCGGAGCGACAACGCAGTACTTTTAGTCGTGTATATGCCTATTGTGTAGCGAGTATTTTGCTATTTCACATTTTGGTAAATGTTTGCATGACGATTGGTTTATTTCCGATTGTAGGTATTCCATTACCGATGGTGAGCTATGGAGGATCTTCCTTATTAACCTTTACCGTTTTAATATTTATCCTAATACGTTTGGATGCAGATCGACAAAAAGTATTGAGATAA
- the mreC gene encoding rod shape-determining protein MreC codes for MRNIIIFIRRYITFFTFLVMEIICISIMVRYNQTYRATYANISNDVTGFFMNKYNNVEYYFQLRKTNRQLADENAYLKNFIITSLGKNGDTSTTKLLTRIDSLYRDTLGRNTKFIYSVAKVVNNSTTNENNYITIQKGSKDGVTTDMAVDGPDGIVGHVVAVSKNFSIIMSLLNHNSRVSVMIKGKPFTGVVDWDGKNIRELTLHNVPKTIKLHKNDSIITSNLSENFPPGLLVGRVDRIILDKSSSLMDVQVTTGTNFNLLQYVYLIKNTLYTEQKVLEQSTLQAQPVKK; via the coding sequence TTGCGTAATATCATTATTTTCATAAGGCGGTATATCACTTTCTTTACATTTCTGGTGATGGAGATTATTTGTATTTCCATTATGGTACGTTATAACCAGACTTATAGAGCGACTTATGCAAATATTTCGAATGACGTGACTGGATTTTTTATGAATAAATACAATAATGTTGAATATTATTTTCAGTTAAGGAAAACCAATCGACAATTGGCAGATGAAAATGCCTATTTAAAGAATTTCATCATTACTTCTTTAGGAAAAAATGGAGATACTTCAACGACAAAATTACTAACTCGTATAGATTCTCTATATAGAGATACACTCGGTCGGAATACGAAATTTATTTATTCTGTCGCTAAAGTAGTCAACAACTCAACTACGAACGAAAATAATTATATTACGATTCAAAAGGGATCTAAAGACGGAGTCACAACAGATATGGCTGTAGATGGACCCGATGGGATTGTTGGACACGTAGTGGCTGTAAGTAAAAATTTCAGCATTATCATGAGCTTGCTCAATCACAACAGCCGTGTGAGCGTAATGATAAAAGGTAAGCCATTCACAGGCGTCGTAGATTGGGATGGAAAAAATATACGAGAATTAACGTTGCATAACGTACCAAAAACCATCAAATTACATAAAAATGATTCCATCATTACAAGTAATTTATCCGAAAACTTTCCGCCGGGATTGTTAGTTGGACGTGTGGATAGAATTATTTTGGATAAATCATCCAGTCTGATGGACGTCCAAGTCACTACTGGGACCAATTTTAATTTATTGCAATATGTATATTTAATCAAAAATACCTTGTACACTGAGCAAAAAGTATTAGAGCAATCCACTTTACAAGCGCAACCAGTGAAAAAATAA